The DNA sequence ATCATCAAAGGCATACCTATATACAGACATACACATATTGAGCAGCTAGCTTGTCTCAAAGGCATTCAACATATATAAAGCTAGCGTACATTGGTTTATAAATtagattgtgagagagagagaatggagaagCTTACGAGTGTTGTGGTTATATTTTTTGGCGTTCTTGCTGTGGTGTTTTTACAATGCGTAACAGCACAAACGGTACATGTGGTGGGAGATAGCATTGGTTGGACCGTTCCAACAGGCGGTGCTTCCGCATATCAAACTTGGGCGGCCAGTAAGCAGTTTGTGGTTGGTGATATCCTATGTAAGATTCCCACCTATGCATGCCCTTCATTTTTAGTTCCATCGCCgtcttttcctttcctctttcaAATCATGAACATGAATTGATCTCCAAATTACCATAATTTCTTCAACTTCATATGTGTTTATCTCTAACTATTTAAAGACAATCTAACCATTATTTAAAGTAGTGAATAACATCAATTGTATTATCATTCTATTTTGATCCTTTGTCATTAATGATATCATCTTCTTACAGCGTTCAACTTCATTACAAATGCGCACGATGTTCTTCAAGTGCCGAAAGAATCCTATGACAGTTGCAGTTCATCTAATCCCATCGGCGACACCATCACCACTGGTCCTGTCAACATAACTCTGTCTACTGCTGGCACCCACTACTACATCTGCACTCTCGGTCGGCATTGCCTTTCAGGCCAGAAGTTATCTGTTACAATCTCGAGCTCTCCAAGCGGTGTCCCACCTACGAGCATGAGTACTCCACCTTCCACCCCAACAACTCCTGCCACACCATCTCCGACATCAGGGACCCCTGTTGATTGCGCTCCAACTCCTGCATCATCCCCTACTCCAACTCCAGGAACAATGTCACCACCTGATTCTTCATCGTCTGGTGTCTttgctaatttatttatttccttgttGTCCATTGCCATGGGCTTCCTTTTCTAAGGAATAAGGGTGGAATTTAGAGTCGATAATAGTACACTATACGTACTGtgatgttagaattttatttgcttatttttttatgtcatttgaGCAGCATATGATTAATAAAGTGATTATTACGAAGTAATCGAAAATCCATAATCGCATTCCCAAAGATTTTCATATTCCTTTATTGTCGACAGAAAGTGGCAGTGGTGGAACCACATAACATAAATAGGAGTGAGAGCAGTTGTACCTACTGAAGTTTggggcactacaagaaaattgtttatttgtggccagttaattccagcaaaatgactatttacagctaaaatgagtctgttttaatcacaaatactCTTTTCGTCGCAATTAAATAGTTAGCCATAAaagctcatttttcttatagtgggGGATTGatttccatatatatgtttattagcTTGTAGTTAGATCTCCTCTTAATTAATAGCCAGCTTATAATTATTAGTCCAACAAAATGGCAGTCAAACCTTATATATTGAATGATCATTATAAGCTAATTATATAAAgcactcaaatatatatatatatatatatatgtatgtatatatatatatatatagtattacctAATAATCATATTTGCTTTAGAAGAtcttttgttaattatttaGGTAGTTGTGGGAAAATATTTGACGGTTTGCAAAAAGcaaaattaatattcataataatCAATTTCATATCACATATGCCGTCTTGAAATAATGAGATTCTTGCATTAGTGACCAGCTCATTTCTGTCGCTAATAGCAAGTGCGCGTTTTTGCTGCGAATTTTTGAACATTTACGACAacagtttgaaaataaaaactcatttgcgtcgaataatattttattcacgtGAACTGTATTCTCGCCGTTAACAATATATTTGTGTCGCTCAATACTCTCGCCGTTAAAAGTATTTGCGTCCAATTATATTGATAGCCTTGTTGATAATTTTGCGACAGACTGGACTGTCACGTAAGTTGATTAGTTATGGCGCTAGCACAGCTTTCTTGCGGTGTAATTATATCGCCGGTTTAGCAAAGTGTTACCGGCGATTCATGTTTATTAGTGGCGCACATACATGGACGCTAATGGATGGTTTTCACTTTTCCTACGATATTATAGTTTTTGTGACCAGTTCGTATAACTTGTTGCGGCGACCAATAACGacggaaaaaaaaacattcttgaCAGATTACTACCGACCATATTGTGGCGAAATGTGTTGACGGCAATAAGATTTAAGAAATTGGACTTTCTGCGGCAGTAAATATCTCCGCAGAAAAAGGATGCTGTTGTAGTGGCACGTACGTCGCTGCGCGCAGCATTAATGTGAATGCagtacttttaatttatttcatgccATACgtacattttcaaatcagtcaatgctttattaaatatttttcctccTTTAGCATTATTTATTGTCCTTTTCTTCTCCTGATCATGATAATTAAATGATCAGtagttttcactttttttagaCAACTACGCTAGTGGGACAAGAATCTAACTCACACGTTTATAAAGATTCTCAAATTACCTGCATGCATGATTATCAAcgttaaatattatatagagtGCTTTGAAAGCCAAGGGAAAGTTTCAAACTCCTGTAACTCCGGAAGTTGTTGGAAATTTAATTCATTGATAAGACACTTAATTCATTGATAAGACACAGGAAATGATGAAGAAGCCACCCCCATTGTTATGGAGTATTAGAAATAACAAACCTGCAGTGCTTCCACTAGCACACGCAGCCTCTGCTCCACCAGAGGACGTTGCTGCTCCTGCTCTACCAAAGGTCATGCCAGTACATGACAGCAATGTAGCATAGTCTAGAAGAATCTTTCTTACACGTGTCACCATCTTATTCAATCTTAAGAATTCTGTTATACTCAGAAAGTGTATAAATATCACCACAATGTACAGTAAACATCAATGAAATACACTTagaatattttcattctttgcgtttttatctttattcaaacatggtatcaagagccttcTAAGACTCACGTCTAAAGCACTGCCATGGCCGAAATACTCAACCTCACTCCACCCCAAccttcctctttttctcttccatcTTCTTCTCATTTAGTTACTGTCAAACTCAATCATGAGAATTATCTCTTGTGGAAGGCTCAGCTCATGCCTTATCTCAAGGGTCAAAATCTGTTTGGTTTTGTCGATGGCACTACTAAATCTCCTCACCCGTTTGATACAAGTTCAAAAAAACCCAACCCTGAATATCTGGCTTGGCAACAACAAGATCAAGCTATAATGAGCGTTCTTATCTCCTCCTTATCAGAAAATGTAATTGCTCATGTTATAGACTCCGTTTCCTCTCGTGAAATCTGGGTTACACTAGCT is a window from the Juglans regia cultivar Chandler chromosome 7, Walnut 2.0, whole genome shotgun sequence genome containing:
- the LOC108998337 gene encoding cucumber peeling cupredoxin-like, with product MEKLTSVVVIFFGVLAVVFLQCVTAQTVHVVGDSIGWTVPTGGASAYQTWAASKQFVVGDILSFNFITNAHDVLQVPKESYDSCSSSNPIGDTITTGPVNITLSTAGTHYYICTLGRHCLSGQKLSVTISSSPSGVPPTSMSTPPSTPTTPATPSPTSGTPVDCAPTPASSPTPTPGTMSPPDSSSSGVFANLFISLLSIAMGFLF